One window from the genome of Mumia sp. ZJ1417 encodes:
- a CDS encoding ATP-dependent DNA helicase RecQ, whose translation MPSTTAPPTLTPSRAAVADRVIGALAGPGATLRDDQVSAVAALSEPKARVLVVQATGWGKSAVYWAATAIRRDEGAGTTLVVSPLLSLMRDQVAAAGRAGLRAETLNSSNIEEWSRIEESLRAGDVDVLLVSPERLANPGFGRRVLDALAGQIGLLVVDEAHAVSDWGHDFRPDYRRVSDVLQRLNPDTPVLATTATANARVTEDVARQLGEETLVLRGPLARSSLELSVVDRLSPLERYAWVVDHLPTLPGSGIVYVLTVADAGRLASAIRAVHGEAAPVAAYTGQLEAAERERLEDALRRNEVKALIATSALGMGYDKPDLGFVVHVGAPPSPVSYYQQVGRAGRAIDHAHAVLLPSSADDGIWDYFATATIPVADQVARLLAAMGDATPDAPATVVSLEAETGLRRGRVELMLKQLAVDEVTERVERGWVRTGREWSYDAEHYDGVVAVRRREADIMRAYTRGERCLMQLLQESLDDPEATPCGRCSVCRDALPDALAAAPQPETVRAVAGVLRGQDNLLEPRKMWPGGTFGSRGRIGPDRTVEPGRAVIHADAPEWREVVREAFSTDAPAPQELRDACVGVLSRWKGDWRSRPEVAVDLAAAGFPVLTASVADHLAQVGRLERATVPVDPAAVRGDLRDLTSAAEAALWRDAVQVPAETAAAISGRTVLLVVDATASQWPVTVVGGALRAAGASAVLPLLLHRRV comes from the coding sequence ATGCCGTCCACCACCGCGCCGCCCACCCTGACCCCGTCCCGCGCTGCGGTCGCCGATCGCGTGATCGGTGCCCTTGCAGGCCCGGGCGCGACGCTGCGCGACGACCAGGTCAGCGCGGTCGCCGCGCTGTCCGAGCCGAAGGCGCGCGTGCTGGTCGTCCAGGCCACCGGCTGGGGCAAGTCCGCGGTCTACTGGGCGGCGACCGCGATCCGTCGCGACGAAGGTGCGGGGACCACGCTGGTCGTGTCGCCGCTGCTCTCGCTGATGCGCGACCAGGTGGCGGCGGCTGGCCGAGCGGGTCTGCGGGCGGAGACGCTCAACTCGTCCAACATCGAGGAGTGGTCCCGCATCGAGGAGTCGTTGCGCGCCGGCGACGTCGACGTGCTGCTCGTGTCGCCCGAGCGGCTCGCCAACCCTGGCTTCGGCCGCCGGGTGCTCGACGCGCTCGCGGGCCAGATCGGCCTGCTCGTCGTCGACGAGGCGCACGCGGTCTCCGACTGGGGCCACGACTTCCGTCCCGACTACCGCCGCGTCTCCGACGTTCTCCAGCGGCTCAACCCGGACACCCCCGTGCTCGCGACGACGGCGACCGCCAACGCGCGGGTGACGGAGGACGTGGCGCGGCAGCTCGGAGAGGAGACGCTCGTGCTGCGCGGACCGCTCGCGCGCTCGAGCCTCGAGCTGTCCGTGGTCGACCGGTTGTCGCCCCTGGAGCGCTACGCGTGGGTGGTCGACCATCTGCCGACGCTTCCGGGGTCCGGCATCGTGTACGTCCTCACGGTCGCCGACGCCGGTCGGCTGGCCTCGGCGATCCGCGCCGTGCACGGTGAGGCGGCGCCGGTCGCGGCCTACACAGGTCAGCTCGAGGCGGCCGAGCGCGAGCGCCTCGAGGACGCGCTGCGCCGCAACGAGGTCAAGGCGCTCATCGCCACGTCCGCGCTCGGCATGGGCTACGACAAGCCTGACCTCGGGTTCGTCGTCCACGTCGGCGCGCCGCCGTCGCCGGTCTCCTACTACCAGCAGGTCGGGCGTGCCGGACGCGCCATCGACCACGCGCACGCGGTGCTGCTGCCGTCGAGCGCGGACGACGGCATCTGGGACTACTTCGCCACGGCGACGATCCCTGTCGCCGACCAGGTCGCGCGGCTGCTCGCGGCGATGGGCGACGCGACGCCCGACGCCCCCGCCACGGTCGTGAGTCTGGAGGCAGAGACGGGCCTGCGCCGTGGCCGTGTCGAGCTGATGCTCAAGCAGCTCGCGGTCGACGAGGTCACCGAGCGCGTCGAGCGGGGATGGGTACGCACTGGACGGGAGTGGTCGTACGACGCCGAGCACTATGACGGTGTGGTGGCGGTACGCCGCCGCGAGGCCGACATCATGCGCGCCTATACGCGGGGCGAGCGGTGCTTGATGCAGCTCCTGCAGGAGTCGCTCGACGACCCGGAGGCGACGCCGTGCGGGCGGTGCTCGGTGTGCCGAGACGCGCTCCCGGACGCACTGGCCGCGGCCCCGCAGCCCGAGACCGTACGCGCGGTGGCCGGCGTGCTGCGCGGCCAGGACAACCTGCTCGAGCCGCGCAAGATGTGGCCGGGCGGCACCTTCGGGTCGCGCGGACGCATCGGTCCCGACCGTACGGTCGAGCCCGGGCGTGCGGTGATCCACGCGGACGCGCCGGAGTGGCGCGAGGTCGTCCGCGAGGCGTTCTCGACGGACGCACCGGCACCGCAGGAGCTGCGAGACGCGTGCGTGGGGGTGCTGTCGCGCTGGAAGGGTGACTGGCGTTCCCGTCCGGAGGTCGCGGTCGACCTCGCGGCCGCAGGCTTCCCCGTCCTCACCGCGAGCGTCGCCGACCACCTCGCCCAGGTCGGACGGCTCGAGCGGGCGACGGTGCCGGTCGACCCCGCCGCCGTCCGAGGCGACCTCCGCGACCTGACGTCGGCGGCCGAGGCGGCGCTGTGGCGCGACGCCGTGCAGGTGCCGGCGGAGACGGCCGCCGCGATCTCTGGCCGTACCGTGCTCCTGGTCGTCGACGCCACCGCGTCGCAGTGGCCCGTGACCGTCGTCGGTGGTGCGCTGCGGGCCGCGGGGGCGTCAGCGGTCCTGCCACTGCTCCTGCACCGACGCGTGTGA
- a CDS encoding phosphoketolase — protein sequence MTESSFDVTAFANPSDQEVATVDAWWRANNYLTVAQIYLKSNVLLQRPLSADDIKPRLLGHWGTSPGQSFIYAHMNRLIRQTGQSSIYLSGPGHGGPAIVAAGYLEGTYSEVYPEVSLDTEGLTRLCRQFSTPGGIPSHVSVTTPGSIHEGGELGYVLIHAFGAIFDNPDLLAVAVVGDGEAETGPLEGSWKGISFVNPERDGAVLPILHLNDGKIASPTVLGRKPPEEVRELFTGHGYDVLEVEGEDLPGMHLRFAAVLAEAYGKIKAIQDAARGGTWDGEMPRWPMIVMRTPKGWTGPHEIDGVVVEGTWRAHQVPLSGVRDNPEHLAILEAWMRSYGPDELFPDGRPSAEVDENNPEGDHRMSANPAANGGVLTQDLALRPFSDYAIEVLNPAAERFENTRVLGAMMADIYRDNPHNFRLYCPDETNSNRLGAVFEVTDRAFMERITPDDVKISRDGRVMEVLSEHNCQGWLEGYNLTGRHGLFATYESFGMVSASMTVQHAKWLEEAGHLPWRATIPSLNVLLTSTTWRNDHNGFSHQGPGLINVVLNMRGTVSRVYLPPDANCLLSVADHCFRSRSYVNLIAIDKQPHLQYLSIDEAAAHCEKGAGIWDWAGNDDGTTEPDIVMGCAGDVPTAETVAAAQLLKEWVPDLSVRVVNVVDLMTLPRQKDHPHGMSEAEFSALFTDDVDVVFAFHGYHGAIHKLVHGRPDADRFHVRGFIEQGTTTTPFDMTVLNGMSRYQLVEDVLNNTRVTPANSQELREHCAQMLEKHYHYVREHLQDMPEVRDWVLNPAT from the coding sequence ATGACCGAGTCGTCCTTCGACGTGACCGCGTTCGCGAACCCGTCCGACCAGGAGGTCGCGACGGTCGACGCGTGGTGGCGGGCGAACAACTACCTGACGGTCGCGCAGATCTACCTCAAGAGCAACGTGCTCCTGCAGCGCCCGCTGTCTGCTGACGACATCAAGCCGCGCCTGCTCGGTCACTGGGGCACGAGCCCCGGGCAGTCCTTCATCTACGCCCACATGAACCGGCTGATCCGCCAGACCGGTCAGTCCTCGATCTATCTGTCCGGGCCCGGCCACGGTGGCCCTGCGATCGTCGCTGCGGGCTATCTCGAGGGCACCTACTCCGAGGTCTATCCCGAGGTCTCGCTCGACACCGAGGGCCTCACCCGCCTCTGCCGGCAGTTCTCGACCCCCGGCGGGATCCCCAGCCACGTCTCGGTGACGACGCCGGGCTCGATCCACGAGGGCGGCGAGCTCGGCTACGTCCTCATCCACGCGTTCGGGGCGATCTTCGACAACCCCGACCTGCTGGCGGTGGCGGTCGTCGGTGACGGCGAGGCCGAGACCGGTCCGCTCGAGGGGTCCTGGAAGGGCATCTCCTTCGTCAACCCCGAGCGCGACGGCGCCGTGCTGCCGATCCTGCACCTCAACGACGGCAAGATCGCCAGCCCGACCGTGCTTGGCCGCAAACCTCCCGAGGAGGTACGTGAGCTCTTCACCGGTCACGGCTACGACGTGCTCGAGGTGGAGGGCGAGGACCTGCCGGGCATGCACCTGCGCTTCGCCGCGGTGCTCGCCGAGGCGTACGGCAAGATCAAGGCGATCCAGGATGCGGCACGCGGAGGCACCTGGGACGGTGAGATGCCGCGCTGGCCGATGATCGTGATGCGGACCCCCAAGGGATGGACAGGCCCGCACGAGATCGACGGCGTCGTGGTCGAGGGCACCTGGCGCGCACACCAAGTGCCGTTGTCCGGCGTCCGCGACAACCCCGAGCACCTCGCGATCCTCGAGGCGTGGATGAGGTCGTACGGTCCAGACGAGCTCTTCCCAGACGGCCGGCCGAGTGCCGAGGTCGACGAGAACAACCCCGAGGGCGACCACAGGATGAGCGCCAACCCGGCCGCGAACGGCGGGGTGCTCACTCAGGACCTCGCCCTGCGGCCGTTCTCCGACTACGCGATCGAGGTGCTGAACCCGGCCGCGGAGCGCTTCGAGAACACCCGCGTGCTCGGTGCGATGATGGCCGACATCTATCGCGACAACCCGCACAACTTCCGGCTGTACTGCCCGGACGAGACCAACTCGAACCGGCTCGGTGCCGTCTTCGAGGTCACCGACCGCGCGTTCATGGAGCGCATCACACCGGACGACGTCAAGATCTCGCGCGACGGTCGGGTGATGGAGGTCCTCAGCGAGCACAACTGCCAGGGCTGGCTCGAGGGCTACAACCTGACCGGACGCCACGGCCTCTTCGCGACGTACGAGTCCTTCGGCATGGTGAGCGCGTCGATGACCGTCCAGCACGCGAAGTGGCTCGAGGAGGCCGGCCACCTGCCGTGGCGCGCCACGATCCCCAGCCTCAACGTCCTGCTGACGTCGACGACGTGGCGCAACGACCACAACGGCTTCTCCCACCAGGGACCGGGTCTGATCAACGTGGTGCTCAACATGCGCGGGACAGTGTCGCGGGTCTACCTGCCGCCGGACGCCAACTGCCTGCTCTCCGTGGCCGACCACTGCTTCAGGTCGCGGTCGTACGTGAACCTCATCGCCATCGACAAGCAGCCGCACCTCCAGTACCTGTCGATCGACGAGGCTGCTGCGCACTGCGAAAAGGGTGCGGGGATCTGGGACTGGGCCGGCAACGACGACGGCACGACGGAGCCCGACATCGTGATGGGGTGCGCCGGAGACGTCCCGACCGCGGAGACGGTCGCGGCGGCGCAGCTGCTGAAGGAGTGGGTCCCGGACCTGTCCGTACGGGTCGTCAACGTCGTGGACCTCATGACGCTGCCGCGCCAGAAGGACCACCCGCACGGGATGTCCGAGGCAGAGTTCTCCGCGCTGTTCACCGACGACGTCGACGTGGTGTTCGCGTTCCACGGCTACCACGGAGCGATCCACAAGCTCGTCCACGGCCGACCGGACGCCGACCGGTTCCACGTCCGCGGCTTCATCGAGCAGGGCACCACGACCACGCCATTCGACATGACGGTGCTCAACGGGATGTCGCGCTACCAGCTCGTCGAGGACGTGCTCAACAACACCAGGGTGACTCCGGCCAACTCGCAGGAGCTGCGCGAGCACTGCGCGCAGATGCTCGAGAAGCACTACCACTACGTGCGCGAGCACCTCCAGGACATGCCCGAGGTCCGGGACTGGGTCTTGAACCCGGCCACCTGA
- a CDS encoding acetate/propionate family kinase, whose translation MPDETVLVINAGSSSLKYELRDATSGTRLGRGIVSRIGHDGTSLRYQVTGEEPTERPLPGASYADAIAAMFGRFDEAGARLDGLIGVGHRVVHGGTTFSAPVVVDDDVLAQIDALSSLAPLHNPVAVECLRLMKERDPDLPQVAVFDTAFHATLPWEAYTFAIPQDLAQTHQLRRYGFHGTSVEYVTGRTAALLGIPEAEVNLIVCHLGNGASITAVQGGRSVDTSMGFTPLSGLVMGTRSGDFDASAVLFLQDSAGMTTREVAELLERRSGLLGLTGDSDMAVIADRAADGDEAALGAVRLAVYRIRQYVGAYLAIVPGVHALVFTAGIGENDANLRVEVCDPLGHLGIEIDHDRNVSPVPPEGLVIGGGPIRVAVVPTDEEAEIAQHTVALVRTGSPARPASTADHSGAKEHA comes from the coding sequence ATGCCGGACGAGACGGTGCTCGTCATCAATGCGGGCTCGTCGTCACTGAAGTACGAGCTTCGTGACGCGACGTCGGGTACGCGGCTGGGACGAGGGATCGTCTCCCGTATCGGGCACGACGGCACGTCGTTGCGCTATCAGGTCACCGGCGAGGAGCCGACCGAGCGGCCGCTGCCCGGTGCCTCGTACGCCGACGCGATCGCCGCGATGTTCGGACGCTTCGACGAAGCCGGTGCGCGCCTCGACGGGCTGATCGGCGTCGGCCACCGTGTCGTGCACGGCGGCACGACCTTCAGCGCACCTGTCGTGGTCGATGACGACGTGCTCGCGCAGATCGACGCATTGTCGTCGCTCGCGCCGCTGCACAACCCGGTCGCAGTCGAGTGCCTGCGGCTGATGAAGGAGCGCGATCCCGACCTCCCCCAGGTCGCCGTCTTTGACACGGCGTTCCACGCGACGCTGCCGTGGGAGGCCTACACGTTCGCGATCCCGCAGGACCTCGCCCAGACCCACCAGCTGCGCCGGTACGGGTTCCACGGGACGTCGGTCGAGTACGTCACCGGCCGGACCGCGGCGCTGCTCGGGATCCCTGAGGCCGAGGTCAACCTCATCGTCTGCCACCTCGGCAACGGCGCCTCGATCACCGCGGTGCAGGGCGGCCGCAGCGTCGACACGTCGATGGGCTTCACGCCTCTGTCCGGCCTTGTGATGGGGACGCGCTCCGGAGACTTCGACGCGTCGGCGGTGCTGTTCCTCCAGGACTCGGCCGGGATGACGACGCGAGAGGTCGCCGAGCTCCTCGAGCGTCGCAGCGGGCTGCTCGGGCTGACCGGCGACTCCGACATGGCCGTGATCGCCGATCGCGCCGCCGACGGGGACGAGGCCGCCCTTGGCGCCGTACGCCTCGCCGTGTACCGGATCCGTCAGTACGTCGGCGCCTACCTCGCCATCGTCCCCGGTGTCCACGCGCTGGTCTTCACCGCCGGGATCGGCGAGAACGACGCCAACCTTCGTGTCGAGGTCTGCGATCCGCTCGGCCACCTCGGGATCGAGATCGACCACGACCGCAACGTCTCCCCTGTGCCTCCCGAGGGCCTCGTGATCGGCGGTGGACCGATCCGCGTCGCGGTCGTCCCCACCGATGAGGAGGCCGAGATCGCTCAGCACACCGTCGCCCTGGTCCGGACGGGCTCACCCGCCCGCCCGGCGTCGACGGCGGACCACTCCGGAGCAAAGGAGCACGCATGA
- a CDS encoding general stress protein, producing the protein MAQQQGRQGFRLEYPQHLAFFDQYADAQRAVDYLSDQKFPVENIMIVGTDLKQVERVTGRMTWGKAAGYGAATGAWFGLLLGLIVGIFAEPGDWFPIVLSAILFGLVFGVVWGLIGYAFTGGRRDFTSVTQVVASRYELLVEHKLLADGQRLLAGAHQAGAGQSAPQAPTAPPQPPPAQAPPEA; encoded by the coding sequence ATGGCGCAGCAGCAGGGCAGGCAGGGGTTCAGGCTGGAGTATCCCCAGCACCTGGCGTTCTTCGACCAGTACGCCGACGCGCAGCGAGCGGTGGACTACCTATCCGACCAGAAGTTCCCGGTCGAGAACATCATGATCGTCGGCACCGACCTCAAGCAGGTCGAGCGTGTGACCGGCCGGATGACGTGGGGCAAGGCGGCAGGGTACGGCGCGGCCACCGGAGCGTGGTTCGGCCTGCTCCTCGGACTCATCGTGGGGATCTTCGCTGAGCCCGGGGACTGGTTCCCGATCGTGCTGTCGGCGATCCTCTTCGGCCTGGTGTTCGGTGTCGTCTGGGGTTTGATCGGGTACGCGTTCACCGGCGGGCGTCGTGACTTCACCTCGGTGACGCAGGTGGTGGCGTCGCGGTACGAGCTGCTCGTCGAGCACAAGCTCCTCGCGGACGGGCAGCGCCTGCTGGCAGGCGCCCACCAGGCTGGCGCGGGGCAGTCCGCCCCGCAGGCACCGACAGCTCCGCCGCAGCCGCCGCCCGCGCAGGCGCCCCCCGAGGCGTGA
- a CDS encoding DUF2332 domain-containing protein yields the protein MSSSDTRAVTAFRRQAEICASLGSPMYGDLIGALADDLAGGGPTKDVLGPLADDGAAPPVLLALRLVGGLHRLVLDDEVPALAASYPSVGGVWDRDVAWPHVRAALVEHRERLHASLDHPLQTNEVGRSAALAGGVLRVADRFALPVRLIEIGASAGLNLRVDHYRFGSPSGWWGPVDSRVAMRGAWKGLSPPVDAPLEIVERTGFDLTPLDIGQADDRRVLEAYTWPDMTERLSRLRAATTIAQEVPVRLEQRSAADGLDALELVDGTATVVWHSITWPYLDDDEQRRIVERLDALGATADVDRVLAHVRLEPADVLAGPYPVILTTWPFGEATEIGSAPPHGLPVTWTA from the coding sequence GTGAGCAGCTCCGACACCCGAGCCGTCACGGCGTTCCGGCGGCAGGCGGAGATCTGCGCGTCGCTCGGGTCGCCGATGTACGGCGACCTGATCGGCGCGCTGGCCGACGACCTCGCCGGCGGCGGCCCGACGAAGGACGTGCTCGGCCCCCTCGCGGACGACGGTGCTGCTCCGCCGGTCCTGCTCGCGCTGAGGCTGGTGGGCGGGCTTCACCGCCTCGTCCTCGACGACGAGGTGCCCGCGCTCGCTGCGTCGTACCCGAGTGTCGGCGGCGTGTGGGATCGCGACGTTGCGTGGCCCCACGTACGCGCGGCGCTCGTGGAGCACCGCGAGCGGCTGCACGCGTCGCTCGACCACCCCCTGCAGACCAACGAGGTCGGCCGCTCCGCCGCCCTCGCCGGCGGCGTTCTGCGTGTCGCCGACCGGTTCGCGCTGCCCGTGCGGCTGATCGAGATCGGTGCGAGCGCCGGACTCAACCTGCGCGTCGACCACTACCGCTTCGGATCGCCCTCGGGCTGGTGGGGACCCGTCGACTCCCGCGTCGCGATGCGCGGCGCGTGGAAAGGGCTCTCGCCACCCGTCGATGCCCCGCTCGAGATCGTCGAGCGCACCGGCTTCGACCTCACCCCGCTCGACATCGGACAGGCGGACGACCGGCGTGTCCTCGAGGCGTACACCTGGCCCGACATGACCGAACGACTCTCCCGCCTGCGCGCCGCGACGACGATCGCGCAGGAGGTGCCCGTACGGCTCGAGCAGCGCAGCGCCGCCGACGGACTCGACGCGCTCGAGCTCGTCGACGGGACGGCCACGGTGGTCTGGCACTCGATCACGTGGCCGTACCTCGACGACGACGAGCAGCGGCGCATCGTCGAGCGGCTCGACGCGCTCGGTGCGACCGCAGATGTCGATCGTGTCCTGGCGCACGTCCGGCTCGAGCCCGCTGACGTGCTCGCCGGCCCGTACCCGGTCATCCTGACAACGTGGCCGTTCGGCGAGGCGACGGAGATCGGGTCCGCGCCGCCGCACGGCCTTCCCGTCACGTGGACGGCCTGA
- a CDS encoding histidine phosphatase family protein yields MPAQLWMVRHGPTEWARNGRHTSHTDLPLLPDGEERARDLLPRLAGTSFALVLTSPRMRARRTAELAGFPDAVVVPELAEWDYGAYEGLTTPQIREDVPGWTTWTHGAGEVGGETADEVAARLDRVVARVRAEDGPVLVFGHGHALRALAARYLGEPVRFGARLALDTATLSVLGYEHDTDPVIERWNC; encoded by the coding sequence ATGCCGGCGCAGCTGTGGATGGTGCGGCACGGGCCGACCGAGTGGGCGCGAAACGGACGCCACACGAGCCATACGGACCTGCCGCTGCTGCCTGACGGCGAGGAACGCGCACGCGACCTCCTGCCGCGACTGGCAGGCACGTCCTTCGCGCTGGTCCTGACGAGCCCGCGGATGCGCGCACGGCGCACGGCCGAGCTCGCGGGCTTCCCCGACGCCGTGGTCGTGCCGGAGCTGGCCGAGTGGGACTACGGGGCGTACGAGGGACTGACGACGCCACAGATCCGCGAGGACGTGCCGGGGTGGACGACCTGGACGCACGGCGCGGGAGAGGTCGGAGGTGAGACCGCGGACGAGGTGGCGGCGCGCCTCGACCGGGTCGTCGCCCGGGTCCGTGCCGAGGACGGCCCGGTGCTGGTCTTCGGGCACGGCCACGCGCTGCGTGCGCTCGCGGCGCGATACCTCGGGGAGCCGGTCCGGTTCGGCGCGCGACTCGCGCTCGACACCGCCACACTGTCGGTGCTCGGGTATGAGCACGACACGGATCCGGTGATTGAGCGCTGGAACTGCTGA
- a CDS encoding cation:proton antiporter: MESLFWIMLVAAIAPVVAAAMPRRLVPEVVLLLVGGIVVGPFVLDLAGVEPPIDLLRELGLGFLFLLAGYEIEVDELRGRGGRRALVTWLVCLALAFATVALLSATALARHAETAVAIALTSTALGTLLPILKDSGLTRTRFGRTVVNHGTFGELGPVVAMVILLGVNGPERAVLSLLLFGVAAVLVAVVPTRLLPSASVIPGLVRAGAETTAQTTVRFTVLLLVSLSALALAVKLDTILAAFAAGFILRRALPGGDERLETKIDGLAFGLLIPVFFVTSGMAIDPAAVSKEPVVLIAFVLLILLVRGGPVLVATLLQREPDGTRSFGVRDSVRVSLWASTGLPIMVAVSTVAVDAGEMTQTTASILVAGGAITVLLLPTTATLLARDGATRPGTPEPDRS, translated from the coding sequence GTGGAGTCGCTTTTCTGGATCATGCTGGTGGCCGCGATCGCCCCGGTCGTCGCGGCGGCGATGCCGCGACGGCTGGTGCCGGAGGTCGTGCTGCTGCTCGTCGGAGGGATCGTCGTCGGCCCCTTCGTGCTCGACCTCGCCGGGGTCGAGCCGCCGATCGACCTCCTGCGTGAGCTCGGTCTCGGCTTCCTCTTCCTGCTCGCGGGCTACGAGATCGAGGTGGACGAGCTGCGTGGCAGGGGCGGACGCCGCGCTCTGGTGACCTGGCTCGTCTGCCTGGCGCTGGCGTTCGCGACCGTCGCGCTCCTTTCGGCGACCGCGCTGGCGAGGCACGCCGAGACGGCCGTGGCGATCGCGCTGACCTCCACCGCGCTCGGGACCTTGCTCCCCATCCTCAAGGACTCGGGGCTGACGAGGACGCGGTTCGGCCGGACGGTCGTCAACCACGGGACGTTCGGGGAGCTGGGGCCGGTCGTGGCGATGGTCATCCTGCTCGGCGTCAACGGACCGGAGCGCGCAGTGCTGTCGCTCCTGCTCTTCGGCGTGGCGGCTGTCCTGGTCGCGGTCGTACCGACGAGGCTCCTGCCGTCGGCGTCGGTGATCCCGGGCCTCGTGCGCGCCGGCGCCGAGACGACGGCACAGACGACCGTACGCTTCACCGTGCTGCTCCTGGTGTCCCTGAGCGCTCTCGCTCTGGCCGTCAAGCTCGACACCATCCTGGCCGCCTTCGCGGCCGGCTTCATCCTCCGGCGGGCACTTCCCGGAGGGGACGAGCGACTCGAGACCAAGATCGACGGGCTCGCCTTCGGCCTCCTCATCCCCGTTTTCTTCGTGACCTCCGGAATGGCGATCGACCCCGCTGCTGTGTCGAAGGAGCCGGTCGTCCTCATCGCCTTCGTCCTCCTCATCCTGCTGGTGCGCGGAGGGCCGGTACTGGTGGCGACGCTGCTGCAGCGCGAGCCCGACGGCACCCGCAGCTTCGGCGTGCGTGACTCCGTACGGGTGTCTCTGTGGGCCTCGACCGGCTTACCGATCATGGTCGCGGTGAGCACGGTCGCGGTCGACGCGGGGGAGATGACCCAGACGACGGCGTCGATCCTCGTCGCGGGCGGCGCGATCACCGTCCTACTGCTGCCGACGACGGCGACTTTGCTCGCCCGGGATGGGGCCACCCGACCCGGGACGCCGGAGCCGGATCGGTCATGA
- a CDS encoding MaoC family dehydratase codes for MQFGRSYEEFEVGATYKHWPGKTVTEYDDHLFSLLTMNHHPLHMDANYAEKTTQFGKNVVVGNYVYSLLLGMSVPDISGKAIANLEIESLRHVAPTFHGDTIYGETTVLDKWESKSKDDRGVVYVETIGYNQDGKVVCIFRRKVMVPKDSYLEERGGEQPGRPVPVPDKNWPGPNAE; via the coding sequence ATGCAGTTCGGCCGCAGCTACGAGGAGTTCGAGGTCGGCGCGACCTACAAGCACTGGCCAGGGAAGACGGTCACCGAGTACGACGACCACCTCTTCAGCCTGCTCACGATGAACCACCACCCGCTCCACATGGACGCCAACTACGCCGAGAAGACGACGCAGTTCGGCAAGAACGTGGTCGTGGGCAACTACGTCTACTCGCTGCTGCTCGGCATGAGCGTGCCGGACATCTCGGGCAAGGCCATCGCGAACCTCGAGATCGAGTCGCTGCGCCACGTCGCCCCGACCTTCCACGGCGACACGATCTATGGCGAGACGACCGTGCTCGACAAGTGGGAGAGCAAGAGCAAGGACGATCGCGGAGTCGTCTACGTCGAGACGATCGGCTACAACCAGGACGGCAAGGTCGTCTGCATCTTCCGTCGCAAGGTGATGGTCCCGAAGGACAGCTACCTCGAGGAGCGCGGCGGCGAGCAGCCCGGCCGTCCCGTGCCGGTGCCGGACAAGAACTGGCCCGGCCCGAACGCCGAGTGA
- a CDS encoding MarR family winged helix-turn-helix transcriptional regulator — protein sequence MTTPESLAGRLEEFFLQVAACCEEEGIDAFRAADLSATQVRTLLTVASRSEDTQITDVARALEISVAAAGRAVDQLVGLGLIRRQECAKDRRVRVVTLTDEGRDLVGRQLKTKRAALQEIVRDLSDPTRSLLDRALRAALAERQPTPPGKDPSS from the coding sequence GTGACGACACCCGAATCCCTTGCCGGCCGCCTGGAGGAGTTCTTCCTCCAGGTGGCCGCGTGCTGTGAGGAGGAGGGGATCGATGCGTTCCGCGCCGCCGACCTCTCCGCCACGCAGGTACGCACGCTGCTGACCGTGGCGAGCCGGTCGGAGGACACCCAGATCACCGACGTCGCCCGGGCGCTCGAGATCTCGGTGGCCGCGGCCGGCCGCGCCGTCGACCAGCTGGTCGGGCTCGGACTGATCCGCCGGCAGGAGTGCGCGAAGGACCGTCGTGTCCGCGTCGTCACCCTCACCGACGAGGGGCGTGACCTCGTCGGACGTCAGCTGAAGACCAAGCGGGCGGCCCTCCAAGAAATCGTTCGCGATCTGTCGGACCCGACACGTAGCCTTCTTGATCGCGCGCTACGAGCCGCCCTCGCCGAACGCCAACCCACACCCCCGGGTAAGGACCCTTCTTCATGA